The following proteins are co-located in the Oncorhynchus gorbuscha isolate QuinsamMale2020 ecotype Even-year linkage group LG22, OgorEven_v1.0, whole genome shotgun sequence genome:
- the LOC124009440 gene encoding uncharacterized histidine-rich protein DDB_G0274557-like: protein MKSPHPRNHTHRMKSPHPRNHTNRMKSPHPRNHTNRMKSPHPRNHTNRMKSPHPRNHTNRMKSPHPQPTPTQSHQQNEEPTPTQSHQQNEEPTPTQSHEQNEEPTPTQSHQQNEEPTPTRMKSPHPRNHTHRMKSPHPRNHTNRMKSPHPRNHTNRMKSPHPRNHTNRMKSPHPRNHTNRMKSPHSRNHTNRMKSPHPPE from the exons ATGAAGAGCCCACACCCACGCAATCACACCCACAGAATGAAGAGCCCACACCCACGCAATCACACCAACAGAATGAAGAGCCCACACCCACGCAATCACACCAACAGAATGAAGAGCCCACACCCACGCAATCACACCAACAGAATGAAGAGCCCACACCCACGCAATCACACGAACAGAATGAAGAGCCCACACCCAC AGCCCACACCCACGCAATCACACCAACAGAATGAAGAGCCCACACCCACGCAATCACACCAACAGAATGAAGAGCCCACACCCACGCAATCACACGAACAGAATGAAGAGCCCACACCCACGCAATCACACCAACAGAATGAAGAGCCCACACCCACCAGAATGAAGAGCCCACACCCACGCAATCACACCCACAGAATGAAGAGCCCACACCCACGCAATCACACCAACAGAATGAAGAGCCCACACCCACGCAATCACACCAACAGAATGAAGAGCCCACACCCACGCAATCACACCAACAGAATGAAGAGCCCACACCCACGCAATCACACCAACAGAATGAAGAGCCCACACTCACGCAATCACACCAACAGAATGAAGAGCCCACACCCACCAGAATGA
- the LOC124009513 gene encoding ras-related protein Rap-2b-like codes for MREYKVVVLGSGGVGKSALTVQFVTGSFIEKYDPTIEDFYRKEIEVDSSPSVLEILDTAGTEQFASMRDLYIKNGQGFILVYSLVNQQSFQDIKALRDQIIRVKRYERVPMVLVGNKVDLEGEREVSSGEGKALAQEWNCPFMETSAKNKGLVDELFAEIVRQMNYSSLPSGGDRCCSCVLL; via the coding sequence ATGAGGGAGTATAAAGTGGTTGTGTTGGGCTCGGGCGGAGTGGGTAAATCAGCATTAACGGTCCAGTTTGTGACGGGATCTTTCATTGAGAAATACGACCCCACAATAGAGGATTTCTACCGAAAGGAGATCGAGGTGGACTCGTCGCCCTCTGTTCTGGAGATACTGGACACGGCCGGGACCGAACAGTTCGCCTCCATGCGAGACCTGTACATCAAAAACGGGCAGGGATTTATTTTGGTCTACAGTCTGGTCAACCAGCAGAGCTTCCAAGACATCAAGGCATTGAGGGATCAAATCATCCGAGTGAAAAGATACGAGAGAGTGCCAATGGTATTGGTTGGAAACAAGGTGGACTTGGAAGGCGAGAGGGAGGTCTCTTCCGGGGAAGGCAAGGCGCTGGCTCAGGAGTGGAATTGCCCGTTTATGGAAACTTCTGCAAAAAATAAAGGCTTGGTCGACGAACTGTTCGCAGAAATCGTCAGACAGATGAACTATTCTTCTTTACCCAGCGGTGGAGATCGCTGTTGTTCTTGCGTGCTTCTCTAA